A genomic stretch from Arachis stenosperma cultivar V10309 chromosome 3, arast.V10309.gnm1.PFL2, whole genome shotgun sequence includes:
- the LOC130968984 gene encoding protein FAR1-RELATED SEQUENCE 5-like — protein MESDGMEHLVDDKSDGMEHLVDDDKGDGVEHVVHDKSDTMEHADDDDSDDSSSDSGDDDLQEDQGKGNDVSHMEDATMFKNKAELSKEEVLKMVFDTHEKAYDFYVSYAKCVGFSVRKGDVARDDDGKLIRRRFVCNRQGLRDKKHYMRIDRKRDQKPETRTNCHAMLSIYLDNHTSTWRVRTFEKGHNHELAPAGFDYIVPNTRRLTTAKKAQSDGIRIHGFLTFQIMGFMVGQARAFAGVEFSKDLYSYIDKQRCPKIVDGDALAAISYLQGKADSDPTLFARYTTTDDDQLGNLFWADGLSQVDYEYFGDVVGLDTKYKESMYHRRLVIFSGTNHHRQTCIFACALLGDERADTYKWALENFLDAMEKKHPSAVVTDDNEAMREAIQVVFPNATHRLCAWHLQKGAAYNIRDAEFVEAFKKSIYTNFDPDEFEEYWRNMIQKFEVYDSMWVEETYKKKEMWATTYLRDKFCSGLRASSRCEGLNPLMKKYIKARHNILELVQHFELALKEFRNNELVAEFNSMYNEPVLTTALESIERKAAKVFTREIFKEVQKELEGAALLFVVGCENLSTTATFKLSKYGKPGWEYKVTYDRESQKFECQCCLCSTHGIPCSHIFCVMIYEHIAELPEKMILKRWTQAAKSFNELPDEEDEVNDKKFLFRYGALCAASNWMSFLAARKLHNFLETKDEIYKITAKLEHKGCMVDTRSFSIPKNTMDDTTKGASLTYKNGKKRRRCKACNKMGHSKSSCPRVKDRRSRGDDLSSSSMSDNPRNAGHATNSAVDPPNTGPATHNTLDDPPNAGPATNNEVGHPPTDSSTAMTQSLAVNHAAAASRFGVWGPQFLLPGPGQPCFAANIGHQYYLANQGARYYPLAPAQQQFLRPQGLVQRFVPQGVLPQQYVGGPNPQFQGLAQQKRGKGRARR, from the exons TGATGTAAGTCACATGGAAGATGCTACCATGTTTAAGAATAAAGCCGAACTGAGTAAAGAGGAAGTTTTGAAAATGGTGTTCGATACTCATGAAAAGGCCTATGATTTTTATGTGAGTTATGCTAAGTGTGTTGGATTTAGTGTCCGGAAAGGAGATGTGGCTCGTGATGATGATGGCAAGTTGATAAGACGAAGATTTGTATGCAACAGGCAAGGCTTGAGAGACAAAAAACATTACATGAGAATTGATAGAAAAAGGGATCAGAAACCGGAGACTAGGACGAATTGTCATGCAATGTTGAGTATTTACCTTGACAACCACACTTCAACTTGGAGAGTGAGAACCTTTGAAAAAGGCCACAACCATGAGCTAGCACCTGCTGGATTTGATTACATCGTGCCAAATACTCGTCGGTTAACAACAGCAAAAAAGGCACAAAGTGATGGTATCCGCATACATGGATTCCTAACATTTCAAATAATGGGTTTTATGGTTGGTCAAGCTAGGGCTTTTGCTGGAGTTGAATTCTCAAAGGACTTGTACAGTTACATTGATAAACAAAGATGTCCTAAGATAGTTGATGGTGATGCACTTGCAGCTATTAGCTATTTGCAGGGTAAGGCAGATTCTGATCCAACTTTGTTTGCTAGGTACACCACTACAGATGATGATCAATTGGGAAATTTGTTTTGGGCTGATGGCTTAAGTCAAGTTGACTATGAGTACTTTGGGGATGTGGTTGGACTTGATACAAAATACAAAGAAAGCATGTACCACAGACGCTTAGTTATCTTTTCTGGTACTAATCATCATCGACAAACTTGTATTTTTGCATGTGCCTTACTAGGTGATGAGCGAGCTGACACATATAAATGGGCATTGGAGAATTTCTTAGATGCAATGGAAAAGAAGCACCCAAGTGCAGTGGTAACTGATGATAATGAGGCCATGAGAGAGGCAATTCAGGTGGTGTTCCCAAATGCTACCCATAGGTTATGTGCTTGGCATCTTCAAAAAGGTGCAGCGTACAACATTAGGGATGCTGAATTTGTTGAGGCTTTCAAGAAATCTATTTATACCAACTTTGATCCTGATGAGTTTGAGGAGTATTGGCGTAACATGATACAAAAGTTTGAGGTATACGACAGTATGTGGGTAGAGGAGACATATAAGAAGAAGGAAATGTGGGCCACTACTTACCTTCGTGATAAGTTCTGTTCTGGACTAAGAGCATCATCACGATGTGAGGGTTTAAACCCATTGATGAAGAAATATATCAAGGCAAGGCACAATATACTCGAATTGGTACAACACTTTGAGCTTGCATTGAAGGAATTTAGGAACAATGAATTGGTAGCAGAGTTCAATTCCATGTACAATGAGCCTGTTTTGACAACTGCATTAGAATCAATTGAGCGCAAGGCTGCTAAAGTGTTTACGAGGGAAATTTTCAAAGAAGTGCAAAAAGAGTTAGAAGGGGCTGCTTTACTATTTGTTGTTGGATGTGAAAACCTTTCAACGACTGCCACGTTTAAATTGAGTAAGTATGGCAAGCCTGGTTGGGAATACAAGGTGACATATGACAGAGAATCACAGAAATTTGAATGCCAGTGTTGCCTTTGTAGTACCCATGGCATTCCCTGTAGTCACATATTTTGTGTTATGATTTATGAACATATTGCAGAATTACCCGAAAAGATGATTCTTAAAAGATGGACTCAAGCTGCAAAGTCTTTTAATGAGCTTCCGGATGAAGAAGATGAGGTGAATGATAAAAAGTTCTTGTTTCGTTATGGTGCATTATGTGCTGCAAGTAATTGGATGTCATTTCTGGCAGCAAGAAAATTGCATAATTTTCTTGAAACAAAAGatgaaatttataaaatcacGGCTAAGCTAGAGCATAAAGGCTGTATGGTGGATACCAGATCATTTTCTATTCCCAAGAATACCATGGATGACACGACCAAGGGTGCATCACTAACTTATAAGAATGGTAAGAAGCGGAGGCGTTGCAAAGCTTGTAACAAGATGGGTCATTCAAAGTCTAGTTGTCCAAGGGTCAAGGACAGAAGGTCTCGAGGAGATGATCTCAGTTCGTCTTCAATGTCAGATAATCCTCGAAATGCGGGTCATGCCACAAATAGCGCAGTGGATCCTCCAAATACTGGTCCTGCAACACATAACACTCTGGATGATCCTCCAAATGCAGGTCCTGCAACAAATAACGAG GTAGGGCACCCTCCAACAGACTCATCGACCGCCATGACACAATCGCTAGCTGTGAATCATGCAGCTGCAGCCTCTCGATTCGGGGTATGGGGACCCCAATTTCTTCTTCCTGGTCCTGGTCAACCTTGTTTTGCCGCAAATATAGGTCACCAATACTATCTTGCAAATCAAGGTGCTAGATATTATCCCCTTGCTCCAGCCCAACAGCAATTTCTTAGACCTCAAGGTTTAGTGCAGCGGTTTGTTCCTCAAGGTGTATTACCCCAGCAATATGTCGGAGGTCCGAATCCTCAATTCCAAGGCTTAGCACAGCAAAAGCGTGGCAAAGGTCGTGCTCGTCGATGA